DNA sequence from the Chamaesiphon minutus PCC 6605 genome:
CTAATGCAAAAGTCACGGCTGATGTCCAGTTACCAGATGGTAAACTGAAAACTGTTCCACTTAGTTATGATGCCAGTGGTAAACATTATGCAGCAGTATTAAAAGAGAAAGTCACTGGTCAATATCAAGTCAAAATTACTGCAACGATTGGTAGTGAGAAAGCTGACGGTCGCTTCAATTTCGTTCGATAACTAAAATACATTTTTGAGGAGGAATGTACGAGCGATTCCTCCTCCTTCCGAGAGTTACTGGCGAGGTGCAACTTTAGGCATACTACAACCACTGCCACAATCGCAACCACTGGCACATTTACCACAACCACAGTCAGCAGCAAAAGCAGCTCCAGCAGTCACAACGGCAATAGCTACAGCAGTTACTGTTGCTTTTAAAATATTTTTAGCGGTCATAATTTCTATTATCCTTGAGTACCCCCCAATCATAAACCCTCTAGTTGGCTTGAGAGTCAAGCAAGATAGGCAAACTATATGCGGTAGAACCAATGCTGAAAATTGGCGATCTCAAAGAGCGAACGGGAGTGAAAGTTAGTACCCTACGTTACTACGAGAGTTTAGGCTTACTACAACCAGCACTTAGGAGTGATAGCGGCTATCGCTACTTCCATGACAATGCCGTGCAACGAGTATTGTTCATCAAGAAAGCTCAAACTCTCAATTTTTCTTTAACTGAGATTCAAGAAATTTTCAATTCTCACAATCGAGGTACAGCCGTCTGCTCGATTGTCAAAGATTTAATCGATCGAAAAATTAGTCATTTAGACATCGAGATTCAAAAGCTGCTCGAATCCAAACAAAGATTGGAAAGTCACCGCGAACGATGGTCTACCTATCCTGAAGATCTTCCTAATAGTGAAAGTGTCTGCACTC
Encoded proteins:
- a CDS encoding MerR family transcriptional regulator; protein product: MLKIGDLKERTGVKVSTLRYYESLGLLQPALRSDSGYRYFHDNAVQRVLFIKKAQTLNFSLTEIQEIFNSHNRGTAVCSIVKDLIDRKISHLDIEIQKLLESKQRLESHRERWSTYPEDLPNSESVCTLIEELISLEASTVN